The window CGGCATTGGGGCTGACCATCAGCTTGCCGCCGGCCGCATCAAGCGATTCCACGTCTTCCACACTCAGCACGGTGCCTGCGCCGATCAGGCAATCGGCGGGCGCCATCTTCGCGGCGATCTCGATCGAGCGGAACGGATCTGGCGAGTTGAGCGGGATTTCGATGGCGCGGAAGCCGGTCTCGATCAGCGCGCCGACGACGCCTTCGGTTTCCTCGGGTTTCAGACCGCGCAGAATGGCGATCAGCGGATATTTTATGGAAGGGAAGGGGATACGCATGGTGTTTCTTTCGTCCTGAAGCGGAATGGCGACAAGTGCGAGCGGTTTTCGCGAGAAATTCCGCTCACACTATATGATTTAGGGCCAGATGGCATTTGCAGCGGCCAGCAATCCGCGCCGCACGGCCTCGTCTGCATCGATGACCGTATATTGAATGTCCAGGGCCGCGAATGCACCCTCGTAAAGCGCGCCAAGTGCGCCGGAGCCGATCAGCACCACCGGCGTATCCCGGCTTGCGGTGGAATGCGCGCCGGCAATTTCCAGCCCGATCATGATGCCGGAAAGCTTGGCCTTGGCATCGGTTGCGCCAAGACCATGCAGCAATTGCCCGGAGCGCAGGGTGAACAGGCGGTTGGTCGCCAGCTGCGGATTGGCGTAGATGTCGCGCACGGCCGCCTTGAAGGTCTCGTGTTCGCCATTAAAGGCTTCGGCCTCGGCCACCGCATGGGAAAGGATTGTCTGCTTGGAGATGACCTCGAAGAGTTCGCCGGTCATGAACGTGGCAAAGCCGGTAACGTCGCCGCCCTTGACCGTCACCCATTTGGAATGCGTGCCGGGCATGCAGACCAGCTTTTCGCCGGCGTCAGCGGAAGCAAGTGCGCCGAGCAGCTGTGTTTCCTCGCCGCGCATCACATCAGGCGCGTTTTTATCCCGCTGCGCCAGCCCCGGCAGAATACGAACATCCCGCGCCTGACCCGGCACGCGGACCGCCCCTTCGAGAACTGCAGAAAGCGATGCCGGCACGTCGATATAGCCAGCCTCTACCCAGCCCTGCCTCGCACCCGCCATGCCGCAGACGAGAACCGGCAGGT is drawn from Agrobacterium tumefaciens and contains these coding sequences:
- a CDS encoding 2-dehydro-3-deoxygalactonokinase, producing MSEPAFIAVDWGTTSFRLWLLSRSGAVLNERRSAEGMTTAMRTGFADVLQSHLDAIGAPENLPVLVCGMAGARQGWVEAGYIDVPASLSAVLEGAVRVPGQARDVRILPGLAQRDKNAPDVMRGEETQLLGALASADAGEKLVCMPGTHSKWVTVKGGDVTGFATFMTGELFEVISKQTILSHAVAEAEAFNGEHETFKAAVRDIYANPQLATNRLFTLRSGQLLHGLGATDAKAKLSGIMIGLEIAGAHSTASRDTPVVLIGSGALGALYEGAFAALDIQYTVIDADEAVRRGLLAAANAIWP